Proteins from a genomic interval of Dendropsophus ebraccatus isolate aDenEbr1 chromosome 6, aDenEbr1.pat, whole genome shotgun sequence:
- the GPR35 gene encoding G-protein coupled receptor 35 isoform X2, whose translation MPNLSNYTTPNCTAIMKERNPAVEISLMTLLTCVFIFGTIFNSLAVWVFCFKMKKWTETRVFMMNLLLSDCCLLFTLPFRIYTTQHRWHLGNRLCDALRFFYFLNTYMGISIITLISVDRFVAIKFPLRARTLRSPKKAALACGIIWLLFIATRIYLEFGTDVGFRDPSFCFRKVTPKPLKRILYFTILGSCIPMVILIFCSTQIIRTLQKKEKMSVNEEKGIKKTISIVKTNLGIFLLCFLPLSIGNIVRFVIESVSVNCLLLKQVNDFAHVAQGISDLNCCLDSICYYFVAKEFWEKASLFPRFKKQLIQDNTHESSI comes from the coding sequence CCAATTACACCACCCCAAACTGCACTGCCATCATGAAGGAGAGGAATCCGGCAGTAGAGATTTCCTTGATGACCCTACTTACATGCGTCTTTATTTTTGGAACAATCTTCAACTCACTTGCCGTGTGGGTTTTCTGCTTTAAGATGAAGAAGTGGACTGAGACAAGAGTGTTCATGATGAATCTTCTCCTTAGTGACTGCTGCTTGCTCTTCACCCTCCCTTTCCGTATTTACACGACTCAACATAGATGGCATTTGGGCAATAGATTGTGCGATGCACttcgctttttttattttttgaacacGTACATGGGCATCTCTATCATCACTTTAATATCTGTGGACAGATTTGTGGCTATAAAGTTTCCACTGAGAGCAAGGACCTTACGTTCCCCAAAGAAGGCAGCGTTGGCTTGTGGGATTATCTGGctactctttattgcaacgcgtaTTTACCTTGAGTTTGGGACAGATGTAGGATTCAGAGATCCATCATTTTGCTTCCGGAAAGTAACGCCAAAACCTTTGAAGAGGATTTTATATTTTACCATTCTTGGGTCTTGTATCCCAATGGTCATACTAATTTTCTGCTCCACACAAATCATACGGACCCTAcagaagaaggagaagatgagTGTGAACGAAGAAAAGGGCATTAAGAAAACCATTAGCATAGTAAAAACTAATCTGGGAATCTTTTTGTTATGCTTCTTGCCCCTTAGTATTGGTAATATTGTAAGGTTTGTCATTGAATCTGTAAGTGTTAATTGCTTGCTTTTAAAGCAGGTCAATGATTTTGCTCATGTCGCGCAAGGAATAAGTGACTTAAATTGCTGCCTGGATAGCATCTGCTATTACTTTGTCGCAAAGGAATTCTGGGAAAAAGCTTCACTGTTTCCAAGATTTAAAAAGCAATTAATTCAGGACAACACACATGAGTCTAGTATATAG
- the GPR35 gene encoding G-protein coupled receptor 35 isoform X1, producing the protein MDRRNPSVSGNMAVTSTVLNLVSSTPANYTTPNCTAIMKERNPAVEISLMTLLTCVFIFGTIFNSLAVWVFCFKMKKWTETRVFMMNLLLSDCCLLFTLPFRIYTTQHRWHLGNRLCDALRFFYFLNTYMGISIITLISVDRFVAIKFPLRARTLRSPKKAALACGIIWLLFIATRIYLEFGTDVGFRDPSFCFRKVTPKPLKRILYFTILGSCIPMVILIFCSTQIIRTLQKKEKMSVNEEKGIKKTISIVKTNLGIFLLCFLPLSIGNIVRFVIESVSVNCLLLKQVNDFAHVAQGISDLNCCLDSICYYFVAKEFWEKASLFPRFKKQLIQDNTHESSI; encoded by the coding sequence CCAATTACACCACCCCAAACTGCACTGCCATCATGAAGGAGAGGAATCCGGCAGTAGAGATTTCCTTGATGACCCTACTTACATGCGTCTTTATTTTTGGAACAATCTTCAACTCACTTGCCGTGTGGGTTTTCTGCTTTAAGATGAAGAAGTGGACTGAGACAAGAGTGTTCATGATGAATCTTCTCCTTAGTGACTGCTGCTTGCTCTTCACCCTCCCTTTCCGTATTTACACGACTCAACATAGATGGCATTTGGGCAATAGATTGTGCGATGCACttcgctttttttattttttgaacacGTACATGGGCATCTCTATCATCACTTTAATATCTGTGGACAGATTTGTGGCTATAAAGTTTCCACTGAGAGCAAGGACCTTACGTTCCCCAAAGAAGGCAGCGTTGGCTTGTGGGATTATCTGGctactctttattgcaacgcgtaTTTACCTTGAGTTTGGGACAGATGTAGGATTCAGAGATCCATCATTTTGCTTCCGGAAAGTAACGCCAAAACCTTTGAAGAGGATTTTATATTTTACCATTCTTGGGTCTTGTATCCCAATGGTCATACTAATTTTCTGCTCCACACAAATCATACGGACCCTAcagaagaaggagaagatgagTGTGAACGAAGAAAAGGGCATTAAGAAAACCATTAGCATAGTAAAAACTAATCTGGGAATCTTTTTGTTATGCTTCTTGCCCCTTAGTATTGGTAATATTGTAAGGTTTGTCATTGAATCTGTAAGTGTTAATTGCTTGCTTTTAAAGCAGGTCAATGATTTTGCTCATGTCGCGCAAGGAATAAGTGACTTAAATTGCTGCCTGGATAGCATCTGCTATTACTTTGTCGCAAAGGAATTCTGGGAAAAAGCTTCACTGTTTCCAAGATTTAAAAAGCAATTAATTCAGGACAACACACATGAGTCTAGTATATAG